Proteins from a genomic interval of Cheilinus undulatus linkage group 15, ASM1832078v1, whole genome shotgun sequence:
- the LOC121522562 gene encoding putative gustatory receptor clone PTE03, producing MKSNMSVNPSYFQFSLFADYGSLRYLFFSLCLLIYMTIISANVVIVLAVFLDKSLHQPMYIFICCLSVNSLYGSAAFFPRFLMDIVSDDHFIPRAACFTQVYVISTSAAQDLALLTIMAYDRFVAICQPLHYHSKMTAKTVLCLIIISVLYPAIVIGMFLYHLGSAPFCENKLQKIFCSNWSLVQLLCEDTTVNNITGQTLTAAIIALSLSFVLYTYLRILLVCSRSSSEIRGKALQTCLPHIVSLLNYCISFYCEFALTRLRLDKKNTLVVIVLSLEYLIIPPINNPLVYGLSLPQIRGVIFRRFKV from the coding sequence ATGAAGAGTAACATGAGTGTGAATCCTTCATATTTCCAGTTCTCTCTGTTTGCAGATTATGGGTCCCTCAGATATCTGTTCTTCAGTCTGTGTCTGCTGATCTACATGACTATAATCTCTGCTAACGTTGTGATTGTTCTGGCAGTGTTCCTGGACAAGTCTCTGCATCAGCCcatgtatatttttatctgctgtctgtctgtaaaCTCTCTGTACGGCTCAGCCGCCTTCTTCCCCAGGTTTCTCATGGACATTGTGTCTGATGATCATTTCATTCCCAGAGCAGCTTGTTTCACTCAGGTTTATGTTATCAGCACTTCTGCAGCACAGGACTTAGCTCTCCTCACCATCATGGCCTATGACAGATTTGTTGCTATTTGTCAGCCTTTACACTATCACAGTAAAATGACAGCTAAGACGGTGCTCTGTCTAATCATTATTTCTGTTCTCTACCCTGCGATTGTGATTGGCATGTTTCTTTATCACCTTGGCTCCGCTCCTTTCTGTGAAAATAAGCTGCAAAAGATCTTTTGCTCCAACTGGTCTCTGGTTCAGCTCTTATGTGAGGACACGACCGTGAACAATATAACTGGACAGACTCTCACTGCTGCAATCATCGCCCTCTCCCTGTCCTTCGTCCTCTACACCTACCTGCGCATTCTGCTGGTCTGCAGCAGAAGCTCATCTGAAATCAGAGGAAAGGCCTTACAGACCTGCCTGCCTCACATAGTCTCATTACTGAACTATTGCATCTCATTTTACTGTGAGTTTGCACTGACTCGACTCAGGTTAGACAAGAAGAATACATTAGTAGTAATTGTTTTATCTCTGGAATATCTGATCATTCCTCCCATCAATAACCCTCTAGTTTATGGTCTGAGTCTGCCCCAGATCAGAGGAGTGATCTTTAGacgttttaaagtttaa
- the LOC121522561 gene encoding olfactory receptor 6N2-like, with protein sequence MKSNMSVNPSYFQFSLFADYGSLRYLFFSLCLLIYMTIISANVVIVLAVFLDKSLHQPMYIFICCLSVNSLYGSAAFFPRFLMDIVSDDHFIPRAACFTQVYVVGTYLTHELTLLVIMAYDRFVAICQPLHYHSKMTAKTVLCLILFSVLFPATIIGNVIHQLPSIPFCGNKLHKIFCAYRPLLRLSCEDTTKRIILSETVSMTIVFITMSFILYTYLRILLVCRRGSSDVRGKALQTCLPHIVSFVNYCISCYCDFALTQLRLDQKNTLVIVVLSLEYLIIPPINNPLVYGLNLPQIRGVIFRRLRCCKVIIAVKPKPKESQKVTESIK encoded by the coding sequence ATGAAGAGTAACATGAGTGTGAATCCTTCATATTTCCAGTTCTCTCTGTTTGCAGATTATGGGTCCCTCAGATATCTGTTCTTCAGTCTGTGTCTGCTGATCTACATGACTATAATCTCTGCTAACGTTGTGATTGTTCTGGCAGTGTTCCTGGACAAGTCTCTGCATCAGCCcatgtatatttttatctgctgtctgtctgtaaaCTCTCTGTACGGCTCAGCCGCCTTCTTCCCCAGGTTTCTCATGGACATTGTGTCTGATGATCATTTCATTCCCAGAGCAGCTTGTTTCACTCAGGTTTATGTTGTTGGAACTTATCTGACACACGAGCTAACTCTCCTCGTCATCATGGCCTATGACAGATTTGTTGCTATTTGTCAGCCTTTACACTATCACAGTAAAATGACAGCTAAGACGGTGCTCTGTCTTATATTGTTTTCTGTTCTCTTCCCCGCAACTATTATTGGCAATGTAATACATCAACTCCCCTCTATTCCCTTTTGTGGCAATAAGTTGCACAAGATTTTCTGCGCTTACAGACCTTTGTTGCGGCTGTCATGTGAGGACACAACAAAGAGGATTATTTTAAGTGAAACTGTAAGTATGACAATAGTCTTCATCACAATGTCCTTTATCCTCTACACCTACCTGCGCATCCTGCTGGTCTGCAGGAGAGGCTCGTCTGACGTCAGAGGAAAGGCCTTACAGACCTGCCTGCCTCACATAGTCTCATTTGTAAATTACTGCATCTCATGTTACTGTGACTTTGCACTGACTCAACTGAGGTTGGATCAGAAAAATACATTAGTAATAGTTGTTTTATCTCTGGAATATCTGATCATTCCTCCCATCAATAACCCTCTAGTTTATGGTCTGAATCTGCCCCAGATCAGAGGAGTGATCTTTAGACGTTTAAGGTGTTGCAAAGTCATTATTGCTGTGAAACCAAAACCCAAAGAGTCACAGAAAGTCACAGAAAGcataaaataa